The DNA segment aaaaaataaattattgcaagataaaaatatattctatctaaattataattttttttatattttatatattaagcaaaatttataaagtaaaatgtCAGTTGCCATTTTTCTGTTGGCTGCTTTCTATGATTGAAATGTaacttttctttttcatttttgatgAGAGTTCAATTTTCGAGGTAATTCAATCGCTTATGTAACTTTCATTATCCGTCGATACTCACAATGGTGAACCATAAACTTCCACCCATCCATCTCCATCAGTACTTCatgtaaaatttatatttttaaaaaaaaatttaaaaattttaatttcttgtcAAAAAAAATCTTGAACTAGACAAAGGATGACAATTATGATCCGAGTTTAAAACATAAAGGTGATCCATTTGAGATCAGTCTAGATAATTTTTGTATATATGAAATGggttaaatgttttaatttttattactcGACAAGTTTGGATCAGGTAACTGAGATTGTataagatttataaaatattagatCATATTGGTTGATAATCCATCCATTTTTCTCACTTCTTTCATCGGCTCTATAAAATATGTTGTCATCGTTCACGAATTTTTTTCTATGTTATATGTGGGTTCAATAATTGTTTTTGTCGGGAGACTAATCAAAGCGTGGTGATTGAGCTtctgtacgatttaaaatatttgagttgcgtTTCTATCACAAGCTATATATTTGGGTAAAACGAAAAACGTCGGGTTTTACTATTGGTACCAGAGCTAATGTAATATGTCTGATCCCACATATTGTAAGGAATACAATTATTAGAAGGTGAATTGTTGATAGGCAATAATTTTATCTGCCGCGAGAGCAATTGAAACGTGTCGTTTAAGtcgtatatttaaaaaaaatttgagtgaGACCACTAACCACCGGCTATAtcttttgtaaataaataaataaataaataaataaataaatatatatatacacacacacacacatatctatactatattattaagtttgagacccTTAAAATAATTACCTTAGAGGACACCAAAATATGTAATTCCATAATTACATTTCTTTCCCTACTAAAAACCTGCTCaatcactccatattttacatagaaaaaatctaaacaaaacttccTTCTTAAATcaaacaactcttctaaattgaaaataatttctttttaattgtttagtattatttgatcaaattaaaaataataataacacatgcaaTACGTGTGTATTTTTtactagtatatataaaaaatgaggCCCTCACATGCAATATAAAACAAagtacaaataatatatatatttatatatatgtgtgtgtgtgtgtgtgtgtgtgtaaagaATGAGGCCCTTGGGTGTAATATAAAACAAAGTACAAATAATATCGGTatacttatttatttatctattcttcacaaatattttaaaattttttttaaacattcaaTTTGGCACATTAGTTATAAAGTTTATTGAAAATAATCTTAATATATTATCCTTTCTAAGTACACAGCAGAATAATTACTAATTAATTGTTAGGATCGAGAGGTTGATTAGATATGGTGAATAAACAATCatcacaaaattttcaaaaaaaaatcaagtgggTTAGCAACTTTTGAATATCATCCCTGATCAGTTTAGCTCAACATGCCAGCTATAAGAGTACCTGCGCGGAATGGGGCTCATTGAATTGATTTGAACAATAATTCAATAATTTGCAAAAAAAACCACTTCAATAGAAATTATTTATGGTCTACTGAAACTCCTAGCTAACAGACAATcttaaaaatttgaatataaagTCTCTTTCTATCAgttacaaatattttcaaaataaataatctaaGCAAAATTTGATCATTACAATGATCGAATAAAACTTCAAGCGTGTGCTCCAATAACTCTTGATCAGTTAGGCTTTCACAAACTTCATAAATAGATAAATTTTAGAGAGTGAGATTGTACAGGCTGATAGATTCAAAAGTTGAGCCTTATATAGAAGATTTCCAACGTCCAAACCCGAACTACTCTTTTTGAATCATTCTTGGGCCTTACCAAAAATAGCATATGCAGTCACGTGTCATTGTGAGGCATGGGGCCGAAAAGGGTGGGGAGGGGGGGTtgatcgtcggtgccatgaggttgcacggacaatgagggGCTCCTTGCAGAATTCTAGgcgaagggaacatgaatgaactgatCTCACACCGGAAGGAGAAGAATTCCAAAAACTGTTCAAGCATGAGACTGTGCAGTTAATGagtgcttaaaagatttgatatgtactagtCATATCAAAAAGGTACATCTTTTTTTCgggagctcatcacataagaactctaaaGTTAAACGTTCTTGACTTGGGGGTAATTCTGATATGGGTGACCTCCAGAGAAGTtttctagggtgcgtgtgagtgaggacatatgcacgctggaaagactcttCTTAGTACAGTGgagacagtcgtcgaatctggggcgtcaCAGTCATCGTATGAAATTGTACAAACAAGTAATGCATATGAATTCTGACAATTAACGGCTCGAAAATTTTTAATGTACTATAAAtactattttaatatcataagcTTGACCGAAGAATGTTGATCTGATCTTTTGAGGAATAAGTTTGACATCTCAGTGTGAAGACCGTGAAATATGGAAGTGCACCAATCTTGGAGGAGATTCATGCAGCCCAAAATCACTCTCCATTTGCACATAAGGAAGCCAAAATCACTCACCATTACAGCATGAATCTCGGATGTGTATCTCGAATCAAGAAGAGGCCACGTTCATTTGGGAGAGAAGAGTATAATCATCCCTTTGACTAAGTCATTAGCAACATTAAGGGAGTGATAAAAGCTTACCTTGTAGCTGACTATCCAAGCCTATATAAGAAGAACTTAGGTGGTAGTAATCTCACCTCACATACTGCAAAATCCCTCCCCGTAGCTACAGAAATTAGAAATATAGCTGCTGGAAAACAGGCCAAATTCGAAGCATTACAGCAGCCGAGTTCGAAGCTTTGCCGCGATCTTGTTCCAACGGAGTTCTTTTAGCACGTCTTTCTAGCGTTTTAATCCAAACGAAATcatgtaagtgggcttttgataTATGTATTTCTTCGTAAGTAGGTTTTTTATACTATTATATTTGGCACACTTATTTTCTTTTAAGTGAGCATGATATCtttcgaaaataaattaaatatgactttgaaaattcgatcggcatgatatattcgtttCCGTTTAGTATGCAATCCCCTGAAATTTCGTTGTTGAAAGCATGTTGAGTATTTTGcaatgcactgtaatgattcgatTTAGAAGTGGTAAAGAAAATTCCGAACTTTGATATGCTTTGTttaggccctgatgcggtgggttataataaccgttccTTTGGCCTCGCCTCTTAGAGGAgtacatataggggactgatcagtaaaaaccatagaaaatgagatgattttcagtgctatatTCGTATTTGTGTTAGTATTTGATTCAACATACTTAATATTGAGATTTCGATAATTTATTCGTATGTATATCTTTGATATTTGTCATGCACGATCGGActccatttactgagtatttcccaaaatactcaccccttacttccTCCCCAcccagataagaatgaagagcAAATGGATGAAGAGGAGCAAGAGCAATTTTGGGGATGGTAGAAGATCTCGAGTTATTCCAGAAGTTTTAAAGCTTAGTTTATGTTTATCGCTTCCGCACTATTAAAACATTTTAATCAGTTTATTTTGGTATTTAAGTTGAAAAGACGATTCTTTTGTTGATTATGagaaataaactggttttggtttatactgtactacgaggctgcTTGCTTgacgattatgtgattgttgagcaacgccgatgtcgactaaccccggtctcggggcgtgacactcAGAGTCTGACTTATGCGTTCGATGAGGCTTGAAAGAACCTGACTGATTTAGTATGAGATAACCATCTGTTGTCTTTGAGAGAACAATTGCCTTTGACAGTTCAGTTAGGTTGTGCTCTTTCAATTAATCAGTTAGTCTTGTTTCGATCTGGCAGCCTTTCATTATTTTGTGAATcaccaaaattttaattgtccaaaattaattatacaatttttattggttgaagtaaaaaatatatattatataatttcataaaagatatttattatatataaaatagtaTTATGTGTATGCGTGTTTTTTCCAAATATGCCTTCTTAATGCTTATTTAATAAATACGGATTTATCtgttaaaaaagaaataaatcattAATTGTCTACataatatataagaaaaaaaatttacattttccaCCTTATAAGGCAAACGAGATATTTTAGATAGTTGGAAAAACTACAAGTCTTATTTAATTTCAGCTCTTGTGAACCAATTTAGTCATTTGAACAAAGTCTTATcccatatcttttatttttcaatgggGTCTACGTCAGCAATGATATTTTCCATATCaatgaaaatagtaaaaatttagactataataaaaaaaatacaaacataataaattaatattgcattttaattatttaaagaaccTGCATCACAATACAGCCAtaaccaaaattataatttttccataaaatttaaaaatcaatcCGGAGCTTCAAAGTGGAGAAACGGCAGGAATTCTTTTTAagcaataatatatatatatatatatatatatatatattggtgAAAAATCCAAAGTAATTTTTGGCACTATAATATTTATAGATTAATGGAAACAGCTGGATGGCCATATTTTGTATCTAGAAAACGACCCGTGacaagtttatttattttatttttcaaaatagtgacatttttattttaataaatcaataaaaaaaacatgggtTGTCGGCCTGCAATCTTAGAATAACattctaattaaaattttatattagtaATCAAATATCAGTGTGATATATATAAGTTCATAAATATCAAAATAGGTGACGAcggatataattaattattctcATTTTCTTATAATACAGATAGATATTATGGATGTAgcattgataattatttatttggtgtcAAATATTCTTGTCATCTTCATCGCTACgtcaacattaaaaaaaaaaaaaaaagaactaaaattgcaAAGAAGCAAAGCTATTgcactaaaactgaaatttaactgaaataaaaattaggccaatttaataatataccaATTTATAGACTTAGAAAAAGTCatgtaaatataatatcatgttcgtacaataatataatatatacaaaatGAGAAGATCATCTGAAATTTATATCCACCATTCTTTGTATAAATTGACCGTATACATGTCAAAGCTTTGCATGTGTACATATATTCACAACTCCAAATACTAACATAATTAATCTGCTCTTTTGAATCAGAAAACCATTAATGGGAGAAGAATTAGCAGAAGGGCTCATAGAAATCAACGAAAACAGCTTGCAAACAGCAATCACACCTACCCAGGAAGCACACTTCGTGCTGATCCATGGAATTGGTGGCGGCGCCTGGTGCTGGTACAAGATCAAGTGTGTGATGGAGAATTCAGGCCACAGAGTCACATGTCTCGATCTCACAAGCGCCGGAATCGaccaaaccgatcctaacacaGTTCTCTCGTTTCAAGATTACAACAGGCCACTTGTTGAATTCCTTCAGTCCTTGGAAGATGGTCAGCAGGTTCAGAACCATTTCTGCACACGCACAGATACGGGTCTAGTGTGTGTTTTTCCTGCGTGATTGGTGCATGATTGAAGATGGGTTTTTTTGGAACTTGCAGGTGATTTTGGTGGGGCACAGTGCTGGAGGGCTTAGTGTGAGTGACGCGATTCACAAGTTTGGGAGGAAGATAAAGGCTGCGGTGTTTGTCGGAGCCACCATGTTGAAATGTGGCTTTGCGAGTGATGAAGATGTCAAAGATGTAAGTTCATTATCTCCATCTACTTCATTATACATATGCTTAGTTTGTAGTACACTGCAACAATGTGTTAGTCGACATAGTTTGAAAAATGACATTTATcgattattgttttttttttatttacgatattttctcaaatttattttaaaaaaatgagcttcaaacatacataaaaaaaatagatttttaataaattatcatGTCTACATTGCTTTTGCACATCATAGGCTATAGGAGAAGAATTCccaattttgatcattttaaaaaaaagagtcaACTTTTGTTTGCTTGATAATGATAAGACTGAACAAttgtcgttttatcaaaaattatatcttagaagataatttttaaaacagatcaaatataatttttttagaacattTATAATAACTCAAAGCACCGTGTATCGATTGTTATGTTGATGTGGAAGATTAATTAAACTGTGTGAGTTCCATTAAGGATTTGGATTTTACAAAAAAAGAAGACCGGAAAATATGATAATAAGTGATATGGAataattgtcaaatttgtatATATGGTGAACAGAATCAAGGGACGTCATTGTGATGGCTACGTTTAATTGGACGGTTGTGATTAATTGCAAACAACTGTCAACAATTTATGCTTGTCTCCTGCTCTTGTGTCTGAACAATGTACTATATATATCCATGTAAGAACCATGTGTTCTTACCACTCACTTATTGTTTTCTGAATTCTNTGTAAATAGTtgtttatttacatttttttgaatggattttgtttttaatttcttaataaattatattttttttgtttttctattatttttcataGAAGACAATTTTGTAGAAAAGTTCTTGGTGAAATTGCCAATAAATTGTCAATATTatcgattttaaaataataaaataggaTTAATTATTGGTGTTGAATgagaatattattaatattggtGTTTAATgagaatattattatttttataacagGGAGTGCCTGATGTTTCCGAGTTTGGAGCTCTCGATGAGGTGTATGATTTTTGGTTCAGATTAGGACAGGATCATCCCCCAACCAGTGTAATGgttaaaaaacaattacaacGCAAACTTATTTACCATATGTCTCCTCAACAGGTAAAGTTATCCCAcgtctattattattattattattattataaagaaaaaatgCAAATGAGAGATTTATCATGTAACGAATCGATTGACGTCTGGTAAAATTCAGAGATTTACCCACAACTAAAGAAATTAGTAAACCCTTAAGGCACAAGGATTACAAATGTGTAATCTAATGGTTGAGTTGATTCGATTCCATGATTCGCGGCTTGGTTATATACATTCTTTGTCCATCCTTTTgtacttaaaaaaatatataattcatattcGTGAAACGAAATTTGTTTAAAAGCATACTTGTTTCGAGCTATGATTGAATAGCTCTAGTAATTTTGTTTCAAGGATTCATGCCTAGCAGCAATGCTTCTAAAGCCAGGGCCAATTCAAGCTCTACAATCTGCTACATTTACTGAGACCGAGGATTCGGATAAAGTACCACGAATATACATCAAGACGTCGCGGGATCGAATCCTCAGATCTTATCAGCAAGACGCCATGATCAAGAAATGGCCGCCATCTGAAGTTTACGCTTTGGAAAGTGATCACAGTCCTTTCTTTTCAGCTCCACTTGGGCTGATTGAGTTTCTGGTTAAAGTTGCAGTTACTCATGGATCTGACGAGTAGGTGGTCTGCAATATAAATGGACAAAATTATCCTCCCGACCTTTATATCCTTTCGAACCCTATTCATATGTTTTTTAAACGAAAATAAGATTGCAAGGGGTAGTATTGTGATTTCTTAttattcaattgttgaagatggATATGATATCAGCATTGATAAAGTTGAAATGTAAAGAAGTCTGAGAAAATGTCTGTTATACTGATTCaatcgaatcgaaccgaaaaccgtattttttataattcagtTGAAACTCAGATGTAATCGACTTGGATCAAACTGGACTCGGGaagataaaaaagaaatttttaaaagaaaataattaatataatagaCAAGTGAGTGATGCTCATATGGACAAATTATATTATTCCCTGCACaggcatatatatatacacacaatgGACAATGGCTCGGGCGGTCTTCATCAAACGACGACGTAATGCTTCAAGACCTGCCGAGCAAGATCAGAAGCCCCACTTTTCTTATAGATCAAGTGCAGATTATAAGCTGCTTCTCTCCGAAGATCGCAGTAGCCTCGACTTTTAGTATCTGTATCTTGATTTTCATCTGGAAGTTTTGGGATGGGCAAGTCGCTCTGATGGATTGCCAAAACCTTTTCATAATAAATAACAGCCAAAGTAACTAGACCAACGTGATGATATGCCCGAGCAATGTTAAACAACGATTCCTGCAATTGAAGTTCAAGGTCACTTTATTGCTCCACACTATGTGAAAGGGGAAAAAAACAACACATAACCGGCTTCAAAATCCTAAATCACCAGAGACAACTGAACAGATAAATACCGATTTTGAGCAAAATGTTATAGACATCATTTGATCTCAAGTCTTAATACAGCCAAACCTGATTATCTTTACAAAGCCGGGCGTTGTTGTGGAGGAAAGCAAGTCCTTGAAGTACAGTCTGGTGCTTGTTTTGGAGTCTGTGGCCTAGAGCTAAGTTTATCAAGGCAGTACCTAAAGAAAATGAAAAGCTTCATTAGAGCATCTCCAGAGTCACTTCAAGCAAAAAGAATACTGGCGTTTAATATCTGGAACTTTCAACGTGATGTTTTCTAGCAAAAGATTTATACCAGCACAGAGGTTGACAAGGGGATCGTCAGGCATCAGTTTATAAGCTTCCAAATATTCTCGAGCAGCTGCTTGATGTTGACTAATCATGGTAAAATGATGCCCGGAAATAAGAATTGGAGGTACAGAATCTTTGTGCTTTGTCCGCATATTATGTAGGAATTTATTGTGCTTCGAGAATCTAATACCAAATCTACaacaggaaaaaaataaaaataaaaagagaccAGAGGCAAATCAACAAAAATTATGTGAATGTATAAATCAAAACTTTTTTAATCATGTGCATGGCATGCAAAAGATTCATCACTACAATTAGTTGTAGAGACTAAGTTTCAGTGGGTTCATAGAATGTGCATTCAAGAGTGAATTGAAAGCTCAAAATTAAAACTTGATTGAATCcaattatgaaaaatttaaaatggtcTGAAATCGAAGGATTTTTTTACCAAAGTGGGCTGTGAATTAACTGGGGAGAGGTTTTATGTAGCCTACTCATGTACTTCCACAATGAAAACAACTCATAGCTTGGAATTACTGAGAGCACACAACTGGAAATTATCGTATACAAGCTCGAGAGTCTCATAATGCCTCCAAATAGAGTTTTGCTTCATGGAAGTTTATATTACCAGCCATAAACTCACACTTTATCATGCTGAAATCGATATGTTGCTGGGGTATCTTGTTACATGTCTCACGCTGACTTCACAGTGAAATGTAAAGTGGTTAACAAGCTTAAGAGTTCTCCAACCTAGAAGGCTAACCTTTTCAAAACACCATTAGCTGATTAACATCGTCTATTAGACGCAAATAGATATGTTTTAGCAAAACAACAATAAATGTAGAACAAAGGCATTGTTACCTTGATACTGCTTTGTAGTAGCAACTCCAGGCAGCAAAGCTGTAAGGATGCTGACTCACAAGGTACCGCACGCAATCCCACCCATTTGCAGGATCAGCAAGATTATATGCTATTCCTACAAGTTCAAAGACGAGGAAATGATCTAGAACTTCTAAAAAATTACAATGCACCTATTCCCAAGTAATGACGAAGCCCAGGTCACTACTGAAATAAAAGAACCAAACATGAAGGAAGATCTACAAAAGTAGCTACAGttatttcataatttcaagACTTACGAGCTCCAAGAGTTCGAAGCTCCTCCTTCATCCCAGTAGAAAAAGTATTGCATACCACTTTCAAGCAAAGATTGATGATCTCTAATGCATCCCAATACCTTCTCAAGGATGATAATGACTTGCATAACTAaagaaattgattttactaagaaaattttaatcacaCGACAGAGTTAATGGAAGatcatatataaaatcaaaCTCTAACCAGGGATGAACACATTTAGGAAAATATAAAGAGAAACATGTGGAAGTaatcatgattaaataatatagcaCAGCATCAAGTACCACAATCAAATCTAATTCTTATCTTTAATCGGCTCTTCATATATTctgaatatttatttgttttcaagTTCAAATGATTTACCAAATGCCTTATGCTGTCAATATTATCAACGCAAAGGAAATATGTTAGCAGGACCTTCAGTTCCATTcctgtttaatatgtatttctgTTCTTAAAATATGTCTGTGTTATCAGCAATTTCTTTCAAGCTACTCGATGCCTCGCCCTGCAGGCTAATAAGTAACTGAGATTCACGTCATGTTTACAGATTACAACATCAAATTAAGATTGGCTTTCCATGAAATAGAGAAAAATGGTCTGAAGCCATTTCTTGATTTTATGTTCTCTGAATTGCAGGCAATCTGacaaataaatacataattgcACAAGAGAGATAATATAGGGCAAAACAGCtctaattacaagtttttttccTTCTTCCTCTCAAGTTCTATCTTATCCTAGTGAACTTGATACAGCCCCAGTAAGTTTTTAGGTCTACCGATATTAAATGCCAACATGATCCAGTAACATTGATACCTGGTGCAGGTTCACTGGAACATGGCTGTTGAAACAGATAGGAGAGAcaaaaccaaactttgaaaaaATGAGACAAAGGGTCGGTAGAGTGGGAAGAAGATGGTGAATTGGAGGCTTACGTCTAAAATCAGATGATGATGCCCTTCATCTTTTAGAAGATCTGGCAAAGGGGGTTCCGGAAACAATCGCTGAACCAGTTATTAATTGCATCAAAATGAAAAACAGGTGAGTGGGCCATATCTATATAATCCAAAAGGGAACAATTATAATTTAATCAGGTCACAGTTTTGATTCCTTACTGGAGATTCTTCATCCGAATCATCACTCTCCCAATCAATTCCAGCAGCCAACGCTGCAGCCCTTTTTGCTTCCTTTATTGCATCTTTCCTCCGAAGCAATTTCTTTGCCCTGCTGGCTTTAGACCTATTCCAACATTAAAACTATAATCACATAGCAGTAGCTATTTTCTCTGACAGCTTCTATCCTTATAGGAACattcattaaattatttaacACGCAGTTTAGGGTTGACTCACACTAGCAAAGTATTTTCCAACATCAAGGAGTCAAAGCATGACTAATGCAAAAAAAGATCGCAATTCATTCTTTTTTACTCTTATTGTGTACTCCTGCTGACATAGACACATCTCGAGTCGGTATATAGATTGGATGTCGTCATAGAAGGACGTCGCATCCCAAAGCAAATATATGAAGCATAAACAATTATGAGGCAGCTACTTTTAGTAGGGCTAAGAAAAGCCACGTATAGAATTCAGCCACTAGAGCATACTGAATTCAATTTTTGTAAGCCACAACTAGGCCCACCATAAATTTTGGTCAGGACTTGGGATCAGCACATTGACAAAGGAAAAATTGTAAATTCCCCTTTTTGGCATTTCAGAATCCATATTTAGGAGAATTGCTGCAGACAGAGACAATATCGCCCATGTAAAGGATGGTCTAGTTACACGTCAATAATAATAAACGCCCATGTAAAGGATGGTCTAGTTACACGTCAATAATAATAAACTAACATACAATTGCCAATTAGATTAATAGTGAATTATAGAACTAAACTATAACAAATGAATGTAGATTTACCAAGTATTCTGTCTCATCAATGCCACTATTCCAACTTAAAATGCTGCCTGATACTACGATTTTATTAACATGAAGAAAATTATGTCCCACTGGCAGGTAACTGTAGTCACAACTAGCAAGGATCGAATGATCACTATTATTTACTCCTCTTAAGTAACTAATATACCTATCCATGGATTGATTGATTGGTCAATCGATGGATAGATAGGTAATTAAGGCATAAAACTAGAAATGTGTTCAGCCAAAAAACTCACAAATCTGCAGATGAGGCTACGGGCCTAAATCTGTGAAATACGTGGCCAGTCTGATGATCGTCCAGTACTTTAGCCCTCTCTGAAAGAACACTTCTAGACAATCGTTTCCTGGGCTTAACCTGATTCCAAATGAAGATTTGAAACTCTAAAATTATCATGGTACTACTAAATATTAAATGTGCTCATCAAGAATGGAACACAAATCAACAAATGTAGGGCATAATCGCCACGATGTATCTAATCTAATATGAAGGCTCTGGTTTCGTCGCAGAGAATTAAATAGGATTGAAGGCTCTGGTTCCATCCCACACCTAAGGTCACGAATGAATTTTTTTGtgtccaaataaaattttatattttgtcattTGCTATGTAATCTTTTTTTATTGGGCAACTTCTAGATGCACAATTCCCTACCAGAAACACAGAGATAAATTAGCATCTTGAGGATGTTTTTGCAATAATGTAACTCTTCACATCCAAACAGAAAAACCTTTTCTCTTGGGAGTGAATAATTTGGAAGAACTGCCATTTGGATCCCTTCAGCTAATGTGACAGTAATTCTGAAATTTCAAGATTTGCAGCAGCATGAAATGTGAACTCTATGAGATCTGAAGTACTTGGTATGCTTGGATTAAGAAAAATAAGATGACTTTTACAATAATCTAATTCATCACAGGTTCTCGACAATAAGTATCAAGCTTAGAAAGTAGAAAGAACCATTGCTGGCGAAGCCTTCAACCGTGTGTAGCAAGGATGGAgaattgatatattgatttactTTTGTACTACTACTCAGATAATTGAAGGTAGTTCTTTCaaaacattcataaattaacaaACAAGAAACTACTTTATCCACAGAAGTTTCATTTCAAGTCAGCTGACAATGGAAAAAAGAACACAGATGGGTAGAACATAGACCAGAGAGAGGGGATGTAATTTAACGTTACCTTTCGCCGAACTGATTCAAGAACCAAAGTCTCGCGAATTACAGGAAAAATTACATCTACGAAAGCCTCACAAGACCCTttagctttataaatttgagAAAGCTTTAATTTTATTCTCCCACAATGCCACCATGCTTTAGACACATCTGAATTTGGGGCAAGAGTTGATTCTGAAAATACAACACACCACTTACTAGGAAAGTGATAAATGATAAGATGTCCTATTAAAAAAGGCCAAAAGAGAGAAGTATACCTTCTTCTACCGGAGGTGACAGCACAGAGATTGCTTCATCTTCTCTACCGTCTTCAAGAAGAAGAGATGACAAAGTCAACCGAGCATCAACACCATCATTAAGTTTTTGAATAGCTGAACACAATTTAAATTGATCATATACTTCAGTGAAACAATACAAAAGTAGGGTACAAGATACAACGTGAAGCATAGAAAAGACCAGGCAATTACAAGTTTTAGACTTCGTTATTTGATTCACTTACCTTTGTGATAATATTCAATAGCTTGAGCTCTTTTCTTCAAAGAAACACAACACCTGGCGATTTTCAAATGTAAATAGCCCTAAATTTAAGATGAATTGAATACAAAAAGCCCTTAGTCAGTATCATCCTAGTGCTCTAAGATACTTCTCTGAAGACATTCAGATGCATAAGTTATTGCACtagcaaaa comes from the Primulina huaijiensis isolate GDHJ02 chromosome 8, ASM1229523v2, whole genome shotgun sequence genome and includes:
- the LOC140982647 gene encoding uncharacterized protein isoform X1 yields the protein MGAEHEDKKSTMDAYDARNHGERSGGISTMDCGSINNPILFPDTSTQFNVVENPMESELESEQDVEINEACEEGDSTDDDDEECTFLFQGEMDPMTFVEEDNASELQPYQRLEQIQNDYEILAAKKRRTLDHEICEIPAKRFRQEEFLGASFEEIMETLNFGMKKKSTKSKKRGRKKGSKNKVNPEVTRKLGDATLHYAHGHFEEAICVLKEVIRLAPNLSAPYHQLGLIYKAMNDRKKALNFYMIAAHLTPRDASLWKLLVTWSIELGDKKQANYCLGKAITADPEDIDLQFQRASLFLELGEHQKAADSYEQISRLYPDNVEVLRKATELYQKCGQNERAVCILEDHLRNHNHIDDPVLSLIDMLASILMESNAYAKVLDHIEHTQKVHSAGKEIPLSLMIKAGICHVHLRQMEKAEALFSALQAEHASAHPQLIMDVADSLMTVDQYESALKYYMMFEGEGNKYNGYLHLKIARCCVSLKKRAQAIEYYHKAIQKLNDGVDARLTLSSLLLEDGREDEAISVLSPPVEEESTLAPNSDVSKAWWHCGRIKLKLSQIYKAKGSCEAFVDVIFPVIRETLVLESVRRKVKPRKRLSRSVLSERAKVLDDHQTGHVFHRFRPVASSADLSKASRAKKLLRRKDAIKEAKRAAALAAGIDWESDDSDEESPVQRLFPEPPLPDLLKDEGHHHLILDLCKSLSSLRRYWDALEIINLCLKVVCNTFSTGMKEELRTLGARIAYNLADPANGWDCVRYLVSQHPYSFAAWSCYYKAVSRFGIRFSKHNKFLHNMRTKHKDSVPPILISGHHFTMISQHQAAAREYLEAYKLMPDDPLVNLCAGTALINLALGHRLQNKHQTVLQGLAFLHNNARLCKDNQESLFNIARAYHHVGLVTLAVIYYEKVLAIHQSDLPIPKLPDENQDTDTKSRGYCDLRREAAYNLHLIYKKSGASDLARQVLKHYVVV